The Gossypium hirsutum isolate 1008001.06 chromosome D06, Gossypium_hirsutum_v2.1, whole genome shotgun sequence genome contains the following window.
GTGGCATTACATGGTCGTGTCTTTTTGGATTAATCGCTTGGCGTATCTGGAAGAATAGAAATCCTTTCATCTTTCAAAATGTTACTTGGTCAGCAATCGAAATTGTTGAAGTCTCTATTAGTTGGGCTCAATAATTTGAATTACATCACAGTGGTCACAAGAATAATACTCTTAGTTTAGGATATAACTCTCTTGCTGATGGTACGTAGGTCCATTTATTCATTTATGGCGTAGTGGCCAAAGCTACACGAAATGCTTCTATTGGAGGTGTGTTGTAGGATCAGCTTGGAAATTAGATTTTGGGATTTAATCGTTATTAGGGTAAATGTACGCATTTTGAGGCTGAAATATAGGGTATCCTAGATGTGTTTCTCGTTCTGTTAAATAAAAGGTATAGACGGGCCACAATTCAGACTAATAATCCTGATATGGTTCAGGCTTTGAGTGATATTAGATTGGAGGATTTAGGTATCATTGTGGTTAGAATGGTCCAGTGAGTTATGAGATCTGAAGCACAATGGCGGATCATATATGTACCTAGAGAACACAACATAATTACAGATTGGTCGGCTAAACTTAGTCTAATGTGGAAGTCAAGTTTACAGGTTTTTGATATGGCTCTTAATGAAATCTTAGAGGTCTTACAATAAGACAAAACGAATGTTATTTTTAAGCAATTGGTTTGATGTAATTTACGTTTTCATTTTGTTagaaaaaaactaatttttataattgtaaCTTAACCAATTTTCACTATTACATTTGAAAATGAAGTAATTATTACATTAAGCATTAAATccaattattacttttaaaattgagtttaattatgaatttcatataaatatagtTATGGCTATGTAATTGAGGTTATATATACAATAGAACTAGAAATCAAACTATAAAAACAATTTAACCGATAAATTTAAAACGGCacactaaaatataattttattaatatatacgaTACTAACAAACAGATATTGTACAATGAACTTCAACTTCCAAACTCTACCCAAAATTCGCAAACTCAAATtcattcaaactcaatttgattaaaaaaaccaaaattcgAAAAACCTACCAAAAACAACTTCACCAAACAAAACATTTGAGTTGTATGGCATGCCCCATCAATACACTTATATCAGATAAGACCACCATCACTATCAAAGTCATTAACCCTTCCACCAATGGCAAAAACCAATATAAATAAATGTCTAAACCAGTAAAAAACAATCAAACAAACCCTACACAACCCCAACCCCCCCCCCCAATAAAAATGGCAAACACCCTTTTAGAAGCTTTGAACGTGCGAGTTGTCGGCTCCGGCGACAGAATCCTTGTCTTGGCTCACGGTTTCGGTACGGACCAATCGGTTTGGCAACGGATTCTCCCATTTTTCACACCTAATTATCGTGTAATCCTATACGACCTCGTTTGTGCCGGCAGCGTCAACCCCGATTACTTCGATTCCACTAGGTACGACACTCTCGATGCTTTCGTCGACGATTTGCTTAATATTCTTAAAGCTCTCGGCGTTCACCGTTGCGCTTACGTCGGCCACTCCGTCTCCGCCATGATCGGTATCTTGGCTTCCATTCGCTGCCCTCAACTCTTCTCCAAACTCATCCTCATCGGCGCTTCTCCCAGGTAAAACGGAAGAAAAAAATTGGCCTTTGTGGTTCACCGGtgaaatatgttaaaatttaaattttcaaagtttcaggACTAAAATTAGACCTAATAATAAAGGATTGAATTAaatcaaaaagactaaatttaaagttttagcaCACACAAGGACTAAAATTAGAGTTACCGAAATGAAATTTATGGTTTCCAGGTTTCTCAATGACGAAAATTACCACGGAGGGTTCGAGCTAGGCGAGATTGAGGAAGTATTTTCAGCAATGGAAGCCAATTACGAAGCTTGGGTCAACGGGTTTGCCCCAGTGTTGGTGGGGGCCGATGTGCCGACAGCGGTTCGAGAGTTCAGCCGGACACTTTTCAACATGAGACCGGACATATCATTGTTCGTTTCAAGGACGATATTCAACAGTGATCTGAGAGGGGAACTCGGGAAAGTGAGAGTGCCGTGTTGCGTGATCCAGACGGCGAAAGATGTGTCGGTTCCGGCATCGGTGGCGGAGTATTTAAAGACCCGTCTTGGGGGGCGAACCACGGTGGAGATTTTGAGAACAGAAGGCCATTTACCGCACTTGACTGCGCCGGTGTTGCTTGCTCAAGTGCTTCGGCGAGCCCTTCCGCGGTGAGTTTTCTAGTGTTTTTTTTACTTTAACAATGCCAATGGGACCCAATGGGTCGGATTTTTATTTTGGAACGTAATATCTATgttgaaaaataaaatctaatttcttaattttctcctaattttatcttaaaatgaaaaaaaaagaaaaaaaaaagagatatcaaTTGAGGATGAATGTAAATTTTAAGGGTCAATTTACTAATTAACCCAtttgaatttttcaatttttatctcattttaagttattgtgattttatgtttaaGTAGTTTTAAGTTTGAGtcatttagattatattttagttgAATTGAGTATAGTCAAATTCGCATCGGGTTTGATTGTTTTGATTGATGTGTATCATTCCAATAATAAATTGGTACAATCaactttatattttaaataatatatagaaaatatataaaatttctaacttttattattatggtaataataaatcataaatttgtattttttttatatatacgtaAATTTGTGGACGTTAAGGTCCTTgggattttttaaatattattattttatcatgatATTTTTTCCTCCCATAGGATTAGGATAAGAATACCCCCACGTGATTGTGACGTGACGAGAGGATGCTTTTCGCTATAAGAATAGTACTATATTACGAATTGTCTCGATATATTAGatcaaaattgaaaaagttatttatttttattattaaaaatttatgttgttaatagaataattaaataattacacATGTGATATATTACGTATGTCtcattttaatatgtaaatatcaaattttagtagtaaaaataattgaaatttttaacagaatgatcaatttactttttaatctaatatataagggttaatttatctattttttaataaataaagtaaaatataatTCGACTTTTAATACAAAAATTTACTATTTCtagtttttttccctttaatttaATCTTGAAATTTGAGGtatgtttctatttattttctttattttcataactgttaataatattatataaattcaagtgttttttataattaaattatttttttaccaaaacaaaaattaattaatgattaattGAGGTATGAGCTTTGCatagttttttatatatatatatatatttcaagttGGTTTAAACTTGCATTTAAATTAAGAGTTGGTATTTGATGTAttagtaatatattttttattttacaagtatttttaaaaaattgtcacgtgcctaattttttaacattttgttATATTTTCTCTCATTTAAATATAAGGGTTAATGTATTATTTGGAACCTGGACTTGATATTATTTTCACATTGgggttttaatttttcttttgtctaACTTAATCCTTGAACTTTGCAATTGTTCTCACATtagagtttgatttttttttgtccaaattagcccttaaacttgacaattaaTCCTATATTAGGGCTTGAACTTCTTTTTATCCAAGTAAATTCCATGCTATTTCCTTAAAAAAAGTTTGACCAAAATAAGTTCAGATCCAAATATGAGAGCAATTgtcaagttcagggactaacttggataaaaaaaattcaagtcctAATGTGGGGGCGATTACCAAATCCAGAGACTAACTTAGAGAAAAAAATTCATACCTCAATATAGAAACAATTACCAAATTTAAGCCCTAAACAATGCATTAACCCTAGATATAACTATAAGAATATGCAAATACTTGtataaacataatttataatggATGTACCGTGAATTTTTTTCGAAACAATTTGagttaaatgaaatttgaatcaagtttaatcgagtgaaattgttcaagttaaattaaaatataaacatttcaaattaaaatattgttacaatataattaattCCATGTCATAGCACataaaattaaaactatatatatttaaaaactatttCATAGCAAaacaagaggaaaaaaaaagatagtttaatataataaacttaaattgGTAATTTACTTGTTTAGGTCCTCACATTCACCatcttagaaaattttaaaaaatattatgaaatattggAATTTTCAGGGATTAAAATACTAatatgttattcaaattatttgaattataaaatttaactttattcaaaattttaaaaattaaattatttatttgaatttagtcgaaaaaatcaaatagaaaataataattataaaatgtaaatatttgttGAAAGGCTTTTGTATAACTACGTGGCGGCCTCATGGGCCGTGATAGCAACAAAATTCCACCACAGCCCAGAAGATATTTTGTGGAACGAATTTGACATTTGAACAGATATTTGAGACATCAACATTGAAAGGTAGAGATTGAATTTGGTTGGATTCGATCCGATTtgattcgattttttttttaatttttagata
Protein-coding sequences here:
- the LOC107930575 gene encoding strigolactone esterase D14; this translates as MSKPVKNNQTNPTQPQPPPPIKMANTLLEALNVRVVGSGDRILVLAHGFGTDQSVWQRILPFFTPNYRVILYDLVCAGSVNPDYFDSTRYDTLDAFVDDLLNILKALGVHRCAYVGHSVSAMIGILASIRCPQLFSKLILIGASPRFLNDENYHGGFELGEIEEVFSAMEANYEAWVNGFAPVLVGADVPTAVREFSRTLFNMRPDISLFVSRTIFNSDLRGELGKVRVPCCVIQTAKDVSVPASVAEYLKTRLGGRTTVEILRTEGHLPHLTAPVLLAQVLRRALPR